A portion of the Malassezia japonica chromosome 3, complete sequence genome contains these proteins:
- a CDS encoding uncharacterized protein (TransMembrane:1 (i133-154o); EggNog:ENOG503NU5R), giving the protein MKRFFIISNPATGQLNPLLALTEELVNRGHQVVLLSSEDVLRKVQKLQTLFTELVPPAADSYRDLVFHIRDLIEKYDPDLPIVDNFSPFAVDGVRLSKRPFIETSPGAASAVAKDVGLWHSPMPMSGGRANTGGLLTFFHNIAFIFMWLKFVLFNPWAKARRNFREKVLGLEPIDIVCDSIMTPTPGMLKEQIATISFNVANMDFYHPTSYDKSVYFVGPCFPPKAPAQQASPKALQLGPSMAAPMTPLESSPPMSIASTPTVVDMSLDKEMSAAQAITRTDPVKAWLDQALVNGKRVVYINMGSIFYYSRKDYDNIVQALLRLRDLFPDVQVLWKVPKLPYSSQPIPTADEAKLPLYIRREEWIPNVETVLEHPAVAVCVHHGGGNSYNEAIYHGVPQFCISQWVDTHDIGAYIVHSGIGLWADKSPYFDPEDISTKLAKILEDKESTFKHTALAWKIRALQAGGTTAAANIVEMHLSNFDFPKGSSKMPYIASA; this is encoded by the exons ATGAAGCGTTTTTTCATTATCAGCAATCCTGCCACTGGGCAACTCAACCCTCTTCTGGCGCTCACTGAAGAACTGGTGAACCGTGGTCACCAGGTGGTCCTACTCTCGTCGGAAGATGTTTTGAGGAAAGTGCAGAAGCTTCAGACCC TTTTCACCGAACTGGTGCCTCCGGCAGCGGACTCGTACCGTGACCTTGTTTTCCATATTCGCGACCTGATTGAGAAGTACGACCCCGACCTTCCTATTGTGGACAACTTTAGTCCTTTTGCCGTGGACGGCGTCCGTCTCAGCAAGCGTCCTTTCATTGAGACTTCCCCTGGTGCTGCTTCGGCTGTTGCGAAGGATGTGGGTCTCTGGCACTCGCCGATGCCCATGAGCGGTGGCCGTGCCAACACGGGTGGCCTTTTGACCTTTTTCCACAACATCGCTTTTATTTTTATGTGGCTCAAGTTTGTTTTGTTCAACCCTTGGGCGAAGGCGCGTCGCAACTTCCGTGAGAAGGTTCTAGGTCTCGAGCCGATTGACATTGTTTGTGATTCGATCATGACGCCGACTCCTGGTATGCTTAAGGAGCAAATCGCAACTATTTCCTTCAACGTCGCCAACATGGACTTTTACCATCCCACTTCCTACGACAAGTCTGTCTATTTCGTGGGACCTTGCTTCCCGCCCAAGGCtcctgcgcagcaggccaGCCCGAAGGCGTTGCAGCTTGGCCCCTCGATGGCTGCGCCTATGACGCCTCTGGAGAGCTCGCCCCCCATGTCCATTGCTTCGACCCCTACTGTTGTCGACATGTCTCTGGACAAGGAGATGTCTGCCGCACAGGCTATAACCCGCACGGACCCTGTCAAGGCCTGGCTCGACCAAGCGCTTGTGAACGGCAAGCGTGTTGTATACATCAACATGGGCAGCATCTTCTACTACTCTCGCAAGGACTATGACAACATTGTTCAGGCCCTtttgcgcttgcgcgacCTTTTCCCGGATGTTCAGGTTCTCTGGAAGGTCCCCAAGCTTCCTTACTCCTCGCAGCCGATTCCCACCGCGGATGAGGCGAAGCTCCCCCTTTATATCCGCCGCGAAGAGTGGATCCCCAACGTTGAGACTGTATTGGAGCACCCTGCCGTGGCTGTTTGCGTTCACCACGGTGGTGGTAACTCGTACAATGAGGCTATTTACCATGGCGTTCCCCAGTTCTGCATTTCGCAGTGGGTGGACACGCACGATATCGGTGCCTACATTGTGCACTCGGGCATTGGCCTTTGGGCGGACAAGTCGCCCTACTTTGACCCTGAGGACATTAGCACGAAGCTCGCCAAAATTCTCGAGGACAAGGAGAGCACTTTCAAGCACACCGCACTTGCTTGGAAGATCCGTGCCCTTCAGGCTGGTGGCACGACTGCCGCTGCCAACATTGTCGAGATGCACTTGTCCAACTTTGACTTCCCTAAGGGCTCTAGCAAGATGCCCTACATTGCGTCCGCTTAA
- the PBP2 gene encoding PAB1 binding protein (EggNog:ENOG503NYWM; COG:A) yields MGGHHAGSDHLSNFPTQSTSQQPTYTQAVPTPIVIRALIITSDASIIIGKQGRHINEIREMSSARLNISESIPTNPERILTVSGALDAVSKAFGLIVRRITDEPFDEPSLPGSRAVTIRLIIPNSRMGSVIGKQGTKIKEIQEASGARLNAGETMLPGSTERILSITGVADAVHIAVYYVGTILLEHQDRNANNLAYRPAATTRALGTPPFNAPALGPAPAPVAAAAAPATYGYTAPGTPNALASTLAPGSQTQQIFIPNDLVGCIIGKGGQKINEIRQLSASHIKIMERGAGIAAGGTGSERLVTITGPPPNIQMAVTLLYQRLEQEKIRLAQSAAAGF; encoded by the coding sequence ATGGGTGGACACCACGCTGGAAGCGACCATCTGAGCAACTTCCCTACTCAGTCTACCTCCCAACAACCCACATATACCCAGGCTGTTCCTACCCCCATTGTCATTCGTGCCTTGATTATtacgagcgacgcgagtATCATCATTGGCAAGCAAGGGCGCCACATCAATGAAATTCGCGAAATGAGCAGTGCGCGCCTGAATATTAGCGAGAGCATTCCCACGAACCCAGAGCGCATCCTGACCGTTTCTGGCGCGTTGGACGCCGTGAGCAAGGCTTTTGGCCTGATTGTCCGCCGCATTACTGATGAGCCCTTTGACGAGCCTTCCCTTCCGGGCTCGCGTGCGGTCACAATCCGCCTCATCATCCCTAATTCGCGCATGGGCTCTGTCATTGGCAAGCAGGGTACCAAGATTAAGGAGATCCAGGAGGCCAGTGGCGCCCGTCTGAACGCGGGCGAGACGATGCTTCCTGGATCCACCGAACGTATCCTGAGTATCACTGGTGTGGCGGACGCTGTGCACATTGCTGTGTACTATGTCGGCACGATCCTCTTGGAGCACCAGGACCGTAACGCAAACAACCTGGCCTACCGCCCGGCCGCCACTACGCGCGCGCTAGGCACGCCGCCTTTCAATGCGCCTGCGCTTGGACCTGCTCCTGCCCCGGTggctgctgctgccgcaCCTGCTACATACGGCTACACTGCCCCGGGTACTCCCAACGCGCTTGCGTCAACCCTGGCTCCTGGCTCGCAGACACAGCAAATCTTTATCCCGAACGACTTGGTGGGCTGCATCATTGGCAAGGGCGGCCAAAAAATTAACGAGATCCGCCAGCTGAGTGCCAGCCATATCAAGATTatggagcgcggcgctggcaTCGCTGCTGGTGGCACGGGCTCTGAGCGCCTGGTCACCATCACGGGTCCCCCACCCAACATCCAGATGGCTGTCACGCTCCTCTACCAGCGTCTCGAACAGGAGAAAATCCGCCTGGCGCAGAGTGCCGCCGCAGGATTTTAA
- the NMD2 gene encoding mRNA decay protein (COG:A; EggNog:ENOG503NUZF; BUSCO:EOG09260BZ0), with protein MSTAASVAGDRAHGGDTSLASERDRLRLNLLTVNAEIWTSGPSAAPTSLDSSLKRNSTFIKRVRQGNIGDGKDALLRDVDALNLGKYLDELVPSLPELLWRSTTVKDRLAAIELISALHRRYGTEAFTVPLSEGVAAQLIPPNQAALQELSTEQRERDESTRIARQRVLVRGATELALTGLAGAGVQELGVEPVAAMGHDWLYTTLRTLLATDRDHANVGILVHVLKSFSAHLLAPAPLHEAGESFEAEKDEQTSLVSPTAKARFRKLFETYYATFARRIQRDHDRLLRQEERNRDAYIRSGEVFEDRQQTFDRQSKELEKLNEAAKTLSEYLSVKLPELAGASKMQGTRLGVNLDAKSTLAEMGAKIEQELASGQSPWEDEETRFFYTDVCDLKEIVPASLLKDSSAAPADTDAETSDAVNAPAQVQALLARLPSLASRTMIDEAAVELALCNTRTMRVRLVKSLLAVPRERRDLLPYYARLAATVHPYMPDVTSGLLSGLDAEFRQLHRRRSNDTGTALARARNIVFLGELVKFGIVAEHTIFFCLKTLVDDFSAPAIEVLATFLETCGRYLVRTPATAERMHGVLQLVQRKRSAHHMDSRVALLLDNAYYQCIPPPRVAIQREEQSVLQQFIVHLFGTMLSKNSVDRVTQLLRRLDWEDEEVRASLFARFTRPWELKFHLVHLLAHMMRALYPMHTNFFVPVLDHVCEAIHQGLEHNHYQENQRRIALVYYLGELYNYRVVNSNVIMDHLWLFCMDRTADGPQDYFRIGLVCTLLDACGACFDTGLARRRMDEFLVVFRLYVHRKAKPLPADMAYQLRHTLESLRPKLVWREKEEEAVERKFETILPFYQRRLLKTVAEGTAKEESDDEESDSFSDDEDGPRRRRRGSDAEAPMQSAEDIEAQERERQAAQDREAELELDNELAQLMAESSTGSGGAMPAPLPQQGFMQAPKPSDASSDYMVFSLLSRRGNRPQSQDVHVPSDNALSVHTRQQLEEEAKERRQLKAYVLAYRDRELQD; from the exons ATGAGCACAGCAGCATCGGTGGCTGGGGACCGTGCGCATGGAGGCGATACATCCCTGGCAAGCGAGCGCGATCGGCTACGGCTGAACCTGCTTACTGTGAATGCCGAAATCTGGACTAGCGGCCCTAGCGCCGCACCCACATCGCTGGATTCGTCGCTGAAGCGCAACTCGACCTTTATCAAACGCGTGCGTCAAGGCAATATTGGCGACGGAAAagacgcgctcctgcgcgatgTAGACGCACTCAACCTCGGCAAGTatctcgacgagctcgtgccTAGCCTGCCGGAGCTGCTTTGGCGAAGCACGACGGTAAAAGACCGCCTCGCAGCGATCGAATTAATCTCGGCGCTCCATCGGCGGTACGGCACCGAGGCGTTTACTGTGCCGCTGAGTgagggcgtcgcggcgcaaTTGATACCCCCTAACCaagccgcgctgcaggagctcTCGACGGAGCAGCGCGAAAGAGACGAGTCCACACGGATCGCTCGGCAACGCGTAttggtgcgcggcgcgaccgagctcgcgctgacCGGCctcgcaggcgccggtgTGCAGGAGCTTGGCGTGGAGCCCGTGGCGGCGATGGGACACGACTGGCTGTATACCACCCTGCGTACTTTG TTGGCAACCGACCGCGATCATGCCAATGTCGGCATCCTCGTCCATGTGCTCAAGTCATTCAGTGCACACCTTcttgcgcctgcgccactGCACGAGGCTGGCGAAAGCTTCGAGGCCGAGAAAGACGAGCAGACGTCGCTGGTATCGCCCACGGCCAAGGCCCGATTCCGAAAGCTGTTTGAGACGTACTATGCGACGTTCGCACGGCGCATCCAGCGCGACCACGAT CGTCTTTTGCGGCAGGAAGAGCGGAATCGTGACGCGTACATTCGCTCGGGCGAAGTGTTTGAGGACCGCCAGCAGACCTTTGACCGCCAGTCGAAAGAGCTGGAAAAGCTGAACGAGGCGGCCAAGACGCTGTCCGAGTACCTTTCGGTCAAGCTTCCCGAGCTCGCTGGAGCGAGCAAGATGCAAGggacgcgcctcggcgtgaACCTCGATGCAAAGTCaacgctcgccgagatggGCGCCAAGatcgagcaggagctcgcATCGGGCCAGAGCCCGTgggaggacgaggagacGCGCTTCTTTTACACGGACGTGTGCGACCTAAAAGAGATTGTTCCTGCCAGCCTGCTCAAGGAtagcagcgcggcgccggccgataccgacgccgagacgagcgacgcggtgaACGCACCGGCACAGGTacaggcgctcctcgcgcgcctccccAGCCTCGCGAGCCGCACCATGAttgacgaggcggcggttGAGCTCGCTTTGTGCAACACGCGCACGATGCGTGTGCGTCTGGTGAAGAGCTTGCTGGCTGTGCCCcgtgagcgccgcgatctGCTTCCGTACtatgcgcgcctcgctgcaACGGTGCATCCATATATGCCCGATGTGACGAGCGGCCTGCTCTCGGGGCTCGATGCCGAGTTCCGCCAgctgcaccgccggcgctcgaacgacaccggcacggcgcttgcgcgtgcgcgcaacATTGTGTTCCTCGGCGAGTTGGTCAAGTTTGGCATCGTGGCCGAGCACACCATCTTTTTCTGTCTCAAGACGCTTGTCGACGACTTTAGTGCGCCTGCGATCGAGGTGCTGGCGACCTTTTTGGAGACCTGTGGTCGGTACCTAGTGCGGACCCCTGCCACAGCCGAGCGGAtgcacggcgtgctgcagctggtgcagcgcaagcggaGTGCGCACCATATGGACTCGCGtgttgcgctgctcctcgacaaTGCGTACTACCAGTGCATTCCGCCCCCACGTGTCGCGATCCAGCGCGAAGAGCAGTcggtgctgcagcagtTTATTGTGCATCTCTTTGGTACAATGCTGTCCAAGAACTCGGTTGACCGCGTGACGCAGCTCCTTCGCCGCCTTGACTgggaggacgaggaggtgcgtgcgtcgctctttgcgcgctTTACACGTCCGTGGGAGCTCAAGTTTCATCTTGTCCATTTGCTTGCGCACATGATGCGTGCGTTATACCCCATGCATACCAACTTCTTTGTCCCTGTACTGGACCATGTCTGTGAGGCGATCCACCAAGGGCTCGAGCACAATCACTACCAAGAGAaccagcggcgcatcgccttggTGTACTATCTTGGCGAGCTGTACAACTACCGCGTGGTGAACAGCAACGTGATTATGGATCACCTGTGGCTCTTTTGCATGGATCGTACTGCGGACGGCCCACAGGACTATTTCCGGATCGGGCTCGTGTGCACGCTGCTGGATGCGTGTGGCGCGTGCTTCGACACGGGccttgcgcgccggcgcatgGACGAGTTCCTGGTCGTGTTCCGCCTGTATGTGCATCGCAAGGCCAAGCCGCTGCCCGCGGACATGGCGTACCAGCTGCGCCACACGCTCGAGTCATTGCGCCCCAAGCTCGTGTGGCGCGAGAAGGAAGaggaggcggtcgagcgcaagtTCGAGACGATCCTCCCCTTCtaccagcgccgcctgctaAAGACCGTTGCCGAGGGTACGGCCAAAGAagagagcgacgacgaagagaGCGATAGCTTTtccgacgacgaagacggcccccgccgccggcgccggggcagcgacgccgaggccccTATGCAGTCCGCGGAGGACATCGAGGCCcaagagcgcgagcgccaggccgcgcaggaccgtgaggcggagctcgagctggacaATGAGCTTGCACAGCTCATGGCAGAGAGCAGCACCGGTTCCGGCGGTGCGATGCCCGCGCCTCTGCCGCAGCAAGGCTTTATGCAAGCGCCCAAGCCGAGCGatgcgtcgagcgactaCATGGTCTTTTCGTTGCTCTCCCGCCGTGGCAACCGGCCGCAGAGCCAGGATGTGCACGTTCCCTCGGACAATGCTCTGTCGGTGCACACccggcagcagctcgaggaagaggccaaggagcgtCGGCAGCTCAAAGCGTACGTACTGGCCTACCGGGATCGCGAGCTACAGGACTAG
- the GCD1 gene encoding Translation initiation factor eIF-2B subunit gamma (EggNog:ENOG503NXWR; COG:J), which translates to MASSKKWLTNHDVDEMVPTQAPHTARFQPVIFSDAGSNLYPLCDMPSDALPKALVPVLNRPMIAFPLQWLVTAGFKSCLLVAPVAEHAALAAALRTLHLLPPNVDAANVDANAKPNVAVTVGVTSATLPGAENLNSSPSSPSITVELLPFGPKVGESVRSLAQPSESVTRVRWGTAQLLYWLAATRKLELDPLIMPVDLIAPQMPLASLLATHLAATPEPPTISCLFYERGAGEGTGKERERDGPANLFTAYSRVPVRVQEGIQAATDGSRRDISVHEPLLVMDSDDVSDKNASDLEVRMSLLWKHPHVRISTALLDSFVYVMRLQPLLPLLEMHPELNSITGQLVPFVVKCGWQTRLSEKAHWMVSPAQAADEPALNERNTIHTPSLPPWTSVTEGMPAAPQLYRPRAEMVIARLRPEAQRPLPPNVLPNSETDKKGASAPSDEAFIARANTVPTYLECNRYLLRQCAAGSPIFGQYPLPVVAGSGSVPFEQPQGVPENAPIHPKAQLSMDCIVGAGTRIDERTTIKHSILGRNCVIGKGARIMRSILMDGVHVGDNAKIENCIVGAQSSIGDRSQLKETDVGPQYAVPRGAESKNEKLVAYEDSEEDEEDE; encoded by the exons ATGGCGTCGTCGAAAAAGTGGCTGACTAAccacgacgtcgacgagatggtgccgacgcaggcgccgcacacCGCGCGCTTCCAGCCGGTGATCTTTAGCGATGCCGGCTCGAACCTATATCCGCTGTGCGACATGCCGTCGGACGCGCTGCCCAAAGCGCTCGTCCCGGTGCTCAACCGCCCGATGATTGCGTTTCCGCTGCAGTGGCTCGTCACGGCCGGCTTCAAGAGCTGCCTGCTGGTCGCTccggtcgccgagcacgcggcgctcgcggcagCGCTGCGCACACTGCACCTCCTCCCGCCGAACGTCGATGCGGCGAACGTCGACGCAAACGCCAAGCCGAACGTCGCCGTGACCGTCGGCGTtacgtcggcgacgctccCTGGCGCAGAAAACCTCAACAGctcgccctcctcgccctcgatcACGGTTGAGCTGCTGCCGTTCGGACCCAAGGTCGGcgagagcgtgcgctcgctcgcacAGCCGTCGGAGAGCGTGACGCGCGTCCGCTGGGGCACGGCCCAGCTCCTGTACTGGCTGGCCGCcacgcgcaagctcgagctcgacccTTTGATTATGCCGGTCGACCTGATTGCACCGCAAATGCCGCTCGCATCGCTCCTTGCAACACacctcgccgcgacgccaGAGCCGCCGACGATCTCGTGCCTCTTTTACGAGCGGGGCGCGGGCGAAGGCACCGGCAAGGAACGCGAACGCGACGGACCCGCTAACCTCTTCACCGCATACTCACGCGTCCCGGTGCGCGTCCAGGAGGGGATCCAGGCCGCGACAGAcggctcgcggcgcgacaTTTCCGtgcacgagccgctgctcgtgatggactcggacgacgtCAGCGACAAGAACGCGTCGGAtctcgaggtgcgcatgAGCCTCTTGTGGAAACACCCACACGTCCGCATCAGCACCGCACTGCTCGACTCGTTCGTGTACGTGATGCGCCTCCAGCCCCTGCTGCCTTTGCTCGAAATGCACCCGGAGCTCAACTCAATCACCGGCCAGCTCGTGCCGTTCGTGGTCAAGTGCGGGTGGCAGACGCGCCTCTCGGAAAAGGCGCACTGGATGGTATCGCCTGCCCAGGCCGCAGACGAACCGGCACTGAATGAGCGCAACACGATTCACACACCGTCGCTGCCGCCATGGACGAGCGTCACAGAGGGCATGCCTGCTGCCCCGCAGCTCTACCGCCCACGGGCCGAGATGGTGAttgcgcgcctgcggcccgaggcgcagcggccccTCCCGCCCAACGTCCTGCCGAACTCGGAAACGGACAAGAaaggcgcgagcgcgccgagcgacgaggcgttCATCGCGCGTGCGAATACCGTGCCGACCTATTTGGAATGCAACCGTTAC CTTCTTCGCcagtgcgccgctggctcGCCCATATTTGGCCAGTACCCTTTGCCGGTCGTCGCAGGAagcggcagcgtgccgtTTGAGCAGCCCCAGGGGGTGCCGGAGAATGCACCAATCCACCCCAAGGCGCAGTTGTCGATGGACTGCATCgtcggcgcaggcacgcgcatcgacgaACGCACCACCATCAAGCACTCGATCCTGGGCCGCAACTGCGTCATTGGTAAAGGCGCACGCATCATGCGCTCCATTCTCATGGACGGcgtgcacgtcggcgacaaTGCCAAGATTGAAAACTGCATTGTCGGCGCGCAATCCTCGATCGGCGACCGCAGTCAGCTCAAGGAGACGGATGTCGGGCCGCAGTACGCTGTGCCGCGCGGTGCAGAGTCCAAGAACGAAAAACTAGTCGCCTACGAAGACtcggaggaggacgaggaggacgagtaG
- a CDS encoding cardiolipin synthase (CMP-forming) (COG:I; EggNog:ENOG503NZR2; TransMembrane:4 (i64-86o92-112i124-143o149-169i)) has protein sequence MRPAILRPFSVCLPLRKDDGLARDDVKVNGATDVRSAMTRGTVPPQHAKETPPPKEKPRIAEDLMTVPNMLTLSRIGMCPVIGWAVVTHQPYMALGLLGVAATTDLLDGYIARRFNSHTVFGSIADPAADKLLMATMVVSLTASGQMPWPLAAVILGRDVYLMLLAFYLRFRSLPKPRTWARYWDPRYPSVQVTPTRISKYNTFLQLVLVAALTVYPCLPEEWQTHPHVTRTRDALQWLVAATTTWTGLDYAFSRHAVRYLHIK, from the coding sequence ATGCGCCCGGCGATCCTGCGCCCATTCTCGGTGTGCTtgccgctgcgcaaagacgacggcctggcgcgcgacgacgtcAAGGTGAACGGTGCGACGGatgtgcgcagcgccatgACCCGCGGCACCGTTCCTCCCCAGCACGCCAAAgagacgccgccgccgaaaGAGAAGCCGCGCATTGCCGAGGACCTGATGACCGTGCCGAACATGCTGACCCtctcgcgcatcggcaTGTGCCCGGTGATCGGCTGGGCGGTCGTGACGCACCAGCCGTACATGGCgcttggcctgctcggcgtggcggcgacgacggaTCTTCTGGACGGCTACattgcgcgccgcttcAACTCGCACACGGTATTTGGCAGTATCGCCGATCCGGCGGCAGACAAGCTGCTGATGGCGACCATGGTCGTCTCGCTCACCGCGAGCGGCCAAATGCCGtggccgctcgcggcggtgatcctcgggcgcgacgtctACCTGATGCTCCTCGCGTTCTATTTGCGCTTCCGCTCGCTGCCCAAGCCCCGGACCTGGGCGCGGTACTGGGACCCCCGCTATCCGTCGGTGCAGgtgacgccgacgcgcatcAGCAAGTACAATACCTTCCTGCAGCTGGTGCTTGTCGCGGCACTCACCGTGTACCCCTGCCTGCCGGAGGAGTGGCAGACGCATCCCCACGTcacacgcacgcgcgatgcgctgcagtgGCTGGTCGCtgcgacgacgacctggACAGGCCTCGACTATGCATTCAGCCGGCACGCGGTGCGGTATCTCCATATCAAGTAG
- a CDS encoding uncharacterized protein (EggNog:ENOG503NV86; COG:Q; TransMembrane:6 (i102-124o144-163i227-244o250-269i328-350o370-391i)): protein MWSVARVGLVSRAPRLAPLACAVPRLAPRAVGVSRIALAARAFHASPLAYNAPKQAPEPGTASHILSTLRDMANARRRGAQGSVGAQFPALRRLYTLMLPEYKGMVIAMSLLLIASAVSLSVPFTIGKVVDFFSSPEAKLPLDLSMSTVAILLLTVFAIGAVARASSNILLELAGVRVIQRMRERAFGSAIRQDVAYADRGVGDTVSRINMDCNIVGEAITTDLADGLRSAVTVVAAGSAMFYISTKLTLVMMCVIPPAALGAAFYGRFLRNLTNRTQEAVGEMTRTAEERLNPPAFRTIAAFNTQKAESARFNRRVDEIVALQTKEAYAGGIFHSGLGFVGNCAIVTLLTYGGHLVSLGQLTVGDLTSLLMYTAYLGGGVMLMTSFFTSLMKGVGAGARVFQLLDRTPEIELGVGKKLEIPMVDRRGGHIHFDQVKFRYPSRPDTPILNGVTLDIQPGSSVALVGGSGAGKSSVHALLLRFYEPTSGTVSFDGQDVRTLTPESLRDAMGVVSQEPTLFEGTIAENIAYGTPHATREQIEKAAQSANCVEFIAALPNGYDTKIGPRELSGGQRQRIAIARALVREPTVLLLDEATSALDSASELLVNQAITSIINEGRVTVWIVAHRLSTIRAAGTIMLLRDGEIVESGSFEDLDQPGTAFRALMSSQLQATEPTHAAAPHHATRRGYHTLAAPTGGASAPRPAAPRTTRATHSAARALRHVPNAVWSVDATVLAAKKKHALPLSCEVLERLHKLAALPVPDAAALEQTRAELEPLVALINSIRSTASRVPHIEEVALLPRRPAAEALEAPPGTEPLDRAELARYAPQRSRSGYYVAP from the exons ATGTGGTCggtggcgcgcgtcggcctaGTGAGCCGCGCTccgcgccttgcgccgctggcgtGTGCTGTgccgcgccttgcgccgcgcgctgtgGGTGTGTCACGCAtcgcgcttgccgcgcgcgcgtttcACGCTtcgccgctcgcgtacAATGCGCCGAAACAGGCGCCGGAACCCGGCACGGCGTCGCATATCCtctcgacgctgcgcgacatggcgaacgcgcggcgccgtggtgCGCAGGGTAGTGTCGGTGCGCAGTTtcccgcgctgcgccgcctgtaCACGCTCATGCTGCCCGAATACAAAGGCATGGTGATCGCCAtgtcgctgctgctcaTCGCGTCGGCTGTCTCGCTGAGTGTGCCATTCACCATCGGCAAGGTGGTCGACTTTTTCtcgtcgcccgaggcgaAGCTGCCGCTGGACCTGAGCATGTCGACCGTGGCCATTCTCCTGCTCACCGTCTTTGCGAtcggcgccgtggcgcgtgCTTCGTCCAATAttctgctcgagctggccggcgtgcgcgtgattcagcgcatgcgcgagcgtgcgttTGGCAGTGCGATCCGCCAGGACGTTGCGTACGCGGACCGCGGCGTGGGCGACACTGTGTCGCGCATCAACATGGACTGCAACATTgtcggcgaggcgatcACGACCGATCTTGCCGATGGTCTGCGCTCCGCCGTGacggtcgtcgcggcgggcTCAGCGATGTTTTACATCTCGACCAAGCTCACGCTCGTGATGATGTGTGTCATCcccccggcggcgctcggtgcggcgTTCTACGGCCGCTTTTTGCGCAACCTGACGAACCGCACGCAAGAGGCCGTCGGTGAAAtgacgcgcaccgccgaggagcgcctgaACCCCCCCGCGTTCCGCACGATCGCCGCCTTTAACACGCAGAaggccgagtcggcgcgctttaatcggcgcgtcgacgaaattgtcgcgctgcagaccAAGGAGGCGTACGCGGGCGGCATCTTTCACTCCGGCCTCGGCTTTGTCGGCAACTGCGCGATCGTTACGCTGCTCACCTACGGCGGCCACCTCGTGTCGCTCGGGCAGCTGACGGTCGGCGACCTGACGTCGCTACTGATGTACACGGCGTACCTCGGTGGCGGTGTGATGCTCATGACCTCGTTCTTCACGTCGCTCATGAAGGGTGTCGGTGCCGGTGCACGTGTCTTCCAGCTGCTGGACCGCACGCCCGAGATCGAGCTGGGCGTCGGCAAGAAGCTCGAGATTCCGATGgtcgaccgccgcggcgggcaCATCCACTTTGACCAGGTCAAGTTCCGCTACCCCTCGCGCCCCGACACCCCGATTCTGAACGGCGTCACGCTCGACATCCAGcccggctcgagcgtcgcgctggtcggcggCTCCGGCGCGGGCAAGTCGTcggtgcacgcgctgctcctccGCTTCTACGAGCCGACCTCGGGCACGGTCTCGTTCGACGGCCaggacgtgcgcacgctcacccccgagtcgctgcgTGACGCGATGGGCGTCGTGTCGCAGGAGCCGACGCTCTTTGAAGGCACGATTGCGGAAAACATTGCgtacggcacgccgcacgcgacgcgcgagcagatcgAAAAGGCGGCGCAGTCGGCGAACTGCGTCGAGTTtatcgccgcgctgccgaacGGCTACGACACCAAGATCGGGCCCCGCGAGCTGAgcggcggccagcgccagcgcatcgccatTGCCCGCgcgctggtgcgcgagcCGACAGTCTTG CttctcgacgaggcgacctcggcgctggACTCGGCGTCCGAGCTGCTTGTGAACCAGGCGATCACGTCGATCATCAACGAAGGCCGCGTCACGGTCTGGATCGTCGCACACCGCCTCAGCACGatccgcgccgcaggcacCATCatgctcctgcgcgacggcgagatTGTCGAGTCGGGCTCGTTCGAGGACCTCGACCAGCCCGGCACCGCATTCCGCGCACTGATGTCGTCGCAGCTGCAGGCCACGGAGCCGACGCATGCCGCGGCACCCCACCAT GCGACACGTCGGGGTTACCACACCCTTGCGGCTCCGACGGgtggcgcgagcgcgccccgcccggcggccccgcgcacgacgcgcgcaacgcacagcgccgcgcgcgctcttCGCCACGTCCCCAACGCGGTGTGGAGCGTGGACGCGACGGTGCTTGCGGCGAAGAAAAagcacgcgctgccgctcagctgcgaggtgctcgagcgcctgcacaagctcgcggcgctccccGTGCCGGACGCTGCGGCACTCGAGCAGACGCgcgcggagctcgagccgctcgtTGCGCTGATCAACAGCATccgctcgaccgcgtcgcgcgtgccgcacaTTGAGGaggtcgcgctcctcccccgccgcccggcggccgaggcactCGAAGCACCGCCCGGCACCGAGCCGCTggaccgtgccgagctggcgcgctatgcgccgcagcgctcgcgcagcggctaCTATGTTGCTCCGTAG